One Lucilia cuprina isolate Lc7/37 chromosome 4, ASM2204524v1, whole genome shotgun sequence DNA segment encodes these proteins:
- the LOC111678066 gene encoding coiled-coil domain-containing protein 149: MSDDDSMSLGQYKIKASTVWTQRKRTQQGREVNNSEYDEMFGEHMENYSVETTALHRKLQSKMEALRILRKELEKFRTERDQFKLMAETLQLRYAALRRNSLSDMGGFTSDTSGVPGSNSKTSVAKILHESRERNLKLTTEVETLKQKLAEVQGDIEVLRGCQKPLPDETKKSHKTKVSIKEDPSMDVCTKEMFLQWKQERSNFICHLEQLKKKNAQLAFDLKAVIDEKEELTNERDAYKCKAHRLNHELLVALKAKETHPKFLDIDSIILENKYLNERLKNIENEVEITKHSLSKYKTMLETKRKKGIMKLGAQTPINFDENILSHKQVKNLLESGIDLPTKTETIQDLKTLCLTLLDNLNDKNLALNHQKKTNKILATKIAELEQRMKSLAGIETSNDDQGFSASEFLLRGYCPSLVDTNSNSGQEEQKKTTKTRITSATTNNTFKSTTSCGESQVTEDSGTMSSENDESIKITNAGNSDDAMSSLSTESGRSIQSSEYDLTNQDMMMTPLNLNDFTDAALFTYKTPSTTSGSAGGKTQRQDSSRSLILPNAIVRERNDDLKDLPPELAALVQKALHELDLRDFDEVVGGICEDVAVEAKEEVISSNIEQKNNDILEEELNSEDGAIGGVCSNLIEAN; this comes from the exons atgtCCGATGATGATAGTATGTCTCTAggacaatataaaattaaggcTTCCACCGTGTGGACCCAACGAAAACGTACACAACAGGGTCGAGAAGTAAACAACAGTGAATACGATGAAATGTTTGGAGAGCATATGGAAAACTATAGTGTGGAAACGACGGCACTGCATCGTAAGTTACAAAGTAAAATGGAGGCTTTACGTATACTACGCAAAGAATTGGAAAAGTTTCGCACAGAACGAGATCAATTCAAATTAATGGCCGAAACATTGCAATTGCGTTATGCAGCCTTGAGACGCAATAGTCTATCGGATATGGGTGGTTTTACGAGCGATACCAGTGGAGTGCCGGGCAGTAATAGTAAAACTAGTGTGGCAAAGATTTTACACGAAAGCAGAGAACGTAATCTTAAACTTACTACAGAAGTTGagactttaaaacaaaaacttgccgAGGTTCAGGGTGATATTGAAGTACTGAGAGGTTGTCAAAAACCTTTACCCGATGAGACTAAAAAATCtcataaaacaaaagtttcaatTAAGGAGGATCCATCTATGGATGTTTGtactaaagaaatgtttttacaGTGGAAACAAGAACgctcaaattttatttgtcacttggaacaattaaagaaaaag aatgCTCAATTAGCTTTTGACTTGAAAGCGGTTATCGatgaaaaagaagaattaaCTAATGAACGTGATGCATATAAATGTAAGGCGCATCGTTTAAATCATGAATTGCTGGTGGCTCTAAAGGCCAAGGAAACTCATCCCAAg TTCCTTGATATTGACAGTATCATTTTGGAGAATAAGTACCTGAATGAACGTTTAAAAAACATCGAAAATGAAGTGGAAATAACTAAACATTCATTAAGCAAATACAAG ACAATGTTGGAAACAAAACGTAAAAAAGGTATTATGAAATTAGGTGCTCAAACACCCATCAATTTCGATGAAAATATATTATCACATAAACAAG ttaaaaacctTTTGGAAAGTGGCATTGATTTACCTACAAAAACTGAAACTATACAAGATTTGAAAACACTGTGTTTAACTCTATTGGATAATctaaatgataaaaatttgGCTCTTAACCATCAAAAGAAAACCAATAA AATATTGGCCACTAAAATAGCTGAATTAGAGCAAAGAATGAAATCTTTGGCCGGCATAGAAACAAGTAACGATGATCAAGGTTTCTCAGCATCTGAATTTCTCTTAAGAGGCTATTGTCCCTCACTGGTCGATACTAATTCAAATTCTGGTCAAGAAGagcaaaagaaaacaacaaaaactagaaTAACTTCAGCCACTACAAACAACACGTTTAAAAGTACTACATCATGTGGTGAAAGTCAAGTAACCGAAGATTCTGGTACAATGTCATCGGAAAATGATGAATCCATAAAAATAACCAATGCAGGCAACTCCGACGATGCAATGTCTTCATTATCAACTGAATCTGGACGTAGTATACAATCATCTGAATATGATTTAACTAATCAAGATATGATGATGAcacctttaaatttaaatgacttCACTGATGCCGCTCTCTTTACGTATAAAACACCCTCTACCACCTCTGGTTCGGCAGGTGGTAAAACTCAACGACAAGATTCTTCTAGATCCTTAATACTACCTAATGCCATAGTGCGTGAAAGAAATGATGATTTAAAAGATTTGCCACCAGAATTAGCTGCCTTGGTGCAAAAAGCTTTACATGAATTGGATTTAAGAGATTTTGATGAAGTTGTAGGTGGCATTTGTGAAGATGTGGCTGTAGAGGCCAAAGAAGAGGTGATTTCCTCTAATATAgagcaaaaaaataatgatattttagAAGAAGAATTAAATAGTGAAGATGGTGCCATTGGTGGTGTCTGTTCAAATTTAATTGAAGCtaattaa